One segment of Ipomoea triloba cultivar NCNSP0323 chromosome 12, ASM357664v1 DNA contains the following:
- the LOC115999530 gene encoding uncharacterized protein LOC115999530, whose product MWFSTVLDVLTKEKVDFVVAVLYHVWRARNSAVWGALPLPRRTLATASATLGAWRGVHALSPAVTATVAAVGGIMHAHPHHATCYFDASYHPSTMKASFGATLLTAGGAFIAACSGPLPDCFSPLMAEAAAYKEALSWLRGRGLAEVALSTDCAQLRTQIHSTVASFSYVGLLLDACRAAMSTFNSCIISLIPRSANVIAHTLASASGSQANILY is encoded by the coding sequence ATGTGGTTTTCTACCGTATTGGATGTGTTGACCAAGGAGAAAGTTGATTTTGTTGTGGCAGTGTTATATCATGTTTGGAGGGCCCGAAACTCAGCAGTCTGGGGTGCATTACCGTTGCCGCGCAGGACACTAGCCACGGCGTCAGCTACGCTCGGTGCTTGGAGAGGCGTCCATGCTTTATCCCCTGCCGTCACTGCCACCGTAGCTGCTGTCGGAGGGATTATGCATGCCCATCCACACCACGCAACATGTTACTTCGACGCCAGTTATCACCCTTCCACCATGAAGGCCTCGTTCGGTGCGACTTTGCTCACGGCTGGCGGCGCCTTTATTGCAGCTTGCTCAGGGCCACTTCCGGACTGCTTCTCCCCACTAATGGCGGAGGCTGCTGCTTACAAGGAAGCTTTGTCATGGCTGCGTGGAAGGGGACTCGCGGAGGTGGCTCTTTCGACAGATTGTGCACAGCTTCGGACTCAGATACACTCTACGGTTGCATCCTTTTCATACGTTGGTCTACTGCTCGATGCATGTAGGGCGGCAATGTCCACGTTTAATTCTTGCATTATTAGTTTGATTCCAAGATCAGCAAATGTTATTGCACATACTCTTGCTTCTGCATCCGGTTCTCAGGCTAACATTTTGTACTAG